The window GGAAATTGAACACAACGTATATCGTGAGTGTTTGAAATTTTGTGGGCTAGAAAAGGACTTAGAATTACATCATGTTGCTGACCTGCCAGCGTTTACTGGCTTGGGATCATCATCTGCCTTCACCGTCTCACTCCTCCATGCCCTACACAGCTTTAAGGGTGAATTTGTACGTCCACTGCAACTGGCCTATGAGGCTATCTATGTAGAGCGTCATTTGCTCCACGATCGAGTGGGTTGTCAAGACCAAGTAATGGCCGCCATGGGTGGCTTCAACCTTGTTGAGTTTCGCACCGAAGAGGACATCGAGGTAATACGCCTGCCCATTTCTCCCCAACGCTTGCACGAATTTGAGCAGCACCTATTCATTGTGTTTACTGGCATTCGCCGACGAGCTACCGATGTTGTCGCTAAGCAATTGCAACGGGTTCAGGACAATGTGCATACCCTGAAGCAGATGCGCCGCATGGTCGATGCTGGTTGGGATATTTTGACGAGTCACGATCGTCCCCTAACAGCCTTTGGTGAATTGCTTCATCAGGCATGGATAGCTAAACGTAGTCTAGATGACAGCATTTCTAATCCTGAAATTGACAGGCTCTATGCCTTAGGTTTAGAAGCTGGCGCGTTAGGAGGAAAGCTGTTAGGTGCAGGTGCTGGCGGCTTTATTCTATTCTTTGCCCCGCCAGAACGACATCCCAAGCTAGAACAGGCATTTCATGGATTGCAGCGACTTTTAGTGAGCACCCAAGCACCCGGCTCTCAGATAATCTTTTCTTAACAAAACGGTATAGTTGGATATACTGTGAAAGCAATTGTCCTTGAGGTGTAGCTGTTGAAACATGGCAAAAGTGGCACTATTTTGTTCCGCGTGGAAGCAAGCTAGGCTGATATGAGGGCAGTATGTATAGGATAAATGTACTTCATCAATTCCGACATCAACGCTGGAATAAGCGGTATGGCAAACCTCATTTGTATCGTCTTAGTTGAGCAATGGTGAAGTTAAGTGGTGGGAACGAAACTGTAGCGTTATAGTCCAATCATGTTGATTACAGCACTGCAATGCTAAGCGTTGAAGTCAACTGAAGTCAACAATGAATTTTGAGGTAATGGTGTGATTAGTAGTGAATTTTAGGGAACATGTTGATCAAAAACTCTGAAAAATATTTAGATTACGATACCTGCTCTACAGTTATTGCTGAGTTGAAACAGAGCGGTAAAACAGTAATTCTCTGCCATGGTGTCTTTGACTTGCTGCATCCAGGACATATTGCCCACCTACAAGAAGCCAAAGCATTGGGTGACATTCTAGTAGTCTCGATTACCGCAGCCCCCTATGTCAATCGCGGCCCAGGCCGTCCAATCTTCTCTGATGAAATGCGGCTTTATTCTTTGTCATCTCTCGGCTGTGTGGACTATGTGCTGTGTTCACCGGTAGCTACTGCTATTGAAGTTATCGATCGCATCCAACCCCATATCTACTGCAAAGGGCACGAGTATGCCGATGCTAGGAATGATGTCACCCAGAATATCGATCGAGAAACAGAGCGCGTGCGATCCTACGGTGGAGATGTGCGCTATGTAGGCGAAATCGTATTTAGCTCTACTCGCCTAATTAATAACCACCTCGATGTGCTACCACCTCAAGTCAAAAGCTATGCCAGTGCGCTGAGTAAGCAATATTCCTTCGAGCAAATCCGCGACTATATTGATGCCATGCAACAGCTCAAGGTCTTGGTCTTGGGGGATGTGATTATCGACGAGTTTGTTTACTGCGCGGTGCAAGGACTAACCTCTAAGGGACGGGTAATTTCTACCCGCTTTTTGAAGGATGAGCAACATTTAGGAGGTTCCTTGGCGATCGCCCGCCACCTTGCCAGCTTTGTGGATTCCGTCACCGTTGCAGGTATCGTTGGCAACGAGCCGGATGTCCATACTCTGATTCTCAACAATACCAGCGGACGTATTCGTCTTGATCTGCACTACGAGCAGGGGTACCCCACGATTCGCAAGCGCCGCTACATTGAGCGTCAGGGAATGCGAGAGCAATATACTAAGCTGTTTTCCATCAACTACCTAGAAGAAGAGGTCAATCCTGCTCAACGAGAGCGTCTCCTCAATCGCTTAGAGGATACTATTCAGGCCTATGACCTAGTTATTGTTGCTGACTATGGCCATGGCTTAATGGATCCAACCCTGATGGAATTGGTACAAACCCAAGCTAATTTCTTAGCCTTAAACTGTCAGACCAATAGTGCGAATCATGGCTACAACTTGATCACCAAGTACAAGCGGGCAGATTCTTTCTGTGTGGATGAGGCAGAGCTACGCTTAGCCTTTGCTAGTCGCCATGGAGATCATTCCCACTTGCTGCATCGCCTCCATGATCACCTGGGTGCAGATCAGGGTTGGCTGACGTTGGGATCATCGGGTTCCTTGGCTGTGAACCGCAAGGGAGAGGAGGAACTGACACCAGCAATGACGTTAGATGTCAAGGATACAATCGGTGCAGGAGATGCCTTCTTTGCCCTTGCTAGCCTGAGCGCTAAACTGGAGCTACCGCTGGCGATCGGTTCGTTGCTAGGCAATCTAGCCGGGGCGATCGCTGCTAATGTGCTGGGGAATGCTGAACCTGTGGAAAAAGCCCGCCTGTTAAAGTTCCTGACCACGGTCTTGAAATTTTAGCTATGACACCCACTCCTCAGGTGTTTCCCCAGGCCGTGCTGTGCGATCGGGATGGCACCCTAATTCGAGAAGAACATTTTCTAGACGACCCAGACCGTGTGTCTTGGATTCCTGGTGCCCTGAACCTGTTGCAAACCCTGAACCAACAGGGCAGTAAAGTGCTAATTGTCAGCAATCAGTCTGGGGTGGCACGGGGCTATTTTGGCATTGAGACGGTCGAAGCCATTCATGACCGCTTACGTCAGGATGTTCACCGATCAGGGGCAGCTATTGATGGAATCTATTACTGTCCTCACCATCCGGAGGGCACTATTCAGGAATACAGCCTCCAGTGTAATTGTCGTAAACCTAGACCAGGACTATTTCTCCGGGCAATTCAAGACCATAACCTGCAACCAGACCAGTGTTGGGTGGTAGGCGATCGACTGCGCGATTTGGAACCAGGCATAGCCCTAGGGATGAAGGCATTTTTGGTGCTCACAGGTTATGGACACCAAGACCACCAACTCTTAGCTCAAAAGCCCTATGCTCACCAAGTCACCGTCATTCCCTCTATTGCTGATCTCTGTGCCTTACTGCCTCCGCCCTATGCTGAAATCCCTCATTGCCTTGGTTAAACAGTGGCTGTTTCCTACCTTGGGGATCTCGCTCCGGCGCTATGACGGTGTAGAATCCTCCAGTGCCGATATTGGACGACGCTATTGTGATCCTCCCCATGTGCGCCCTCACTTTGCCCTCAAGCCCCTAGCCAACACCAGCTACAGCAATAGCATCACCCTGTTTACCGTTACTACTGACCAAGGCACCTTAGAGCAAGTCGTCTACTATGGCCACCTAGCTTTGGTTACCCTGTGCAAACATTTCACCTTTCACACTGTGCTGGATATTGGCTCTTGCGAACAAAACGCCAGTCGCATCTTTCGCCATTTGGGTAAACACACCACCACCGTAGAAATTCTTCCTGGCTATGAAGCCGACTACCACGCCGACTACCTCTCCGTTACCCTACCCCAGCCCATGGATGCCATTTGGTGTAGCCATGTACTAGAGCACCAACGCAACCCCGGCCTGTTTCTGGATAAAGTCTATGACGACCTCAAGGAAGGTGGTATTCTAGCCCTTACCGTACCCTACCAAGTAGATAGCTCCCTTTGCCTTGGGCACTGTAACCTCTTTAGCCCATTGCTGTTGCTCTATCACTTGATATGCGCTGGATTTGACTGTCGCCAAGCGTCTCTGCGGGTTTACAACGGCCAAATCAGTGTGCTACTGAAAAAGGTGCCCAATACCCTGAAGCGACGAGCTAGCTTTGCCTACATGCCCTCTCCAGCAAACCAATATGTCGATACGATCGACTATGCTCCAGAGCTATTGACCTACTTCCCTGTTGCCATTTCTGGCACTATCCATCGGCAACCTATCCAAGCCATCAACTGGCCAAAGTAACTACTGAGTCTCTAGCTGGTGACAGTTTCGCTAACCTGTCTGGAGGTTACTACGGTGCTTATCTGTTGCTCTCCGCTTGAGTGTCGATGAATTGGAGCAACACTATTGCCAGTCAAATGAGCGGGTCTCGCGTTGTATCAGATAGCAATTCGGTAACTTCACCACAGGCAGCCTCGGCTCGAGTTAGAAACTCTTGATTAGACCATCCTATGACCACAGACATAACGACGGGAATGATCCCAGTAGCAATAATCACCCCGCCAACATGCCCAGGATAAACTTACTCGGCATTGGAAACAACTGGCCATAGTTTCAGAATAGCTGGATAGTAACACGCAACCTAAATTGAATTGCGGTTCATAGCCCTCATGAAAACAGGAGTAGGTATACTTCTAACCAACCTCATCCCTAGCCACCAGCCATGCCAAACACGGTGCTGAGGGAGGTGCTGAAGCCTGGGAGCAGGGGAGAGGTGAGGGTATCAGTCTCTAGCAGGGTAGCGACTAAGTGGAGTTGGGCATCGTGGCGGCAATAAATTTCCAGCGTTTTCACTTGCCAGTTGACAATCCAATATTCCTGCACGCCATAGCGGGAATAGAGTTTGCACTTCAATTCTTTGTCGCGCTGTTCGTTTTGTTCTCCTGGTGAAAGAACTTCGATCACCAGTTCTGGAGCTACGGTCAGGTGTCCAGCGGCATCCACACCAACCGCGAGGCGTTACCTACTAATCCACACCACATCAGGAATCACGGCATCTATATCAGAAAACACGATACCTGGTGTCTCAAATGCGCTACCCAGACCAGTTTCCTCTGACCATACCTCCAAACGCACATGGAGCTTGCTGCTTACGCTCTGGTGGCAGATGTGGGGGGCGCAGGTCACGTGTAGTTCTCCATCAATGATTTCATAGCGTTTCCAGCCACCATCGTCAGGCATCATATCTAGGTCACGAGTGATCCACTGTAGAATGTTAGGAGTCATGGCATGAAGTGACTAGAATTCCGTGAATAAAATGTCTGCTGTCCAGCTACGGGAGCTTCTGTATTCGGCTGCGTGTTGAACCTTATCGCTACTAGACCTTAGTTCATCACGGCTCCCCTATCATACATTGATGCTCAAGTGTTGATGCTCAAGTGACTGGCCAAAACTATGGAAAAGCAAATCTGAAGTGAGGGTTTTGTAGGAGTTTATGAACTGGCCCTACTTCATCATGTGGACATTATCGAAGCTGCAAACATAGAGTTTGAGCTTTCGTCTCTGCAAGTACTGCATGTCCTAGCTTTGCGAGTGCTAGGTGTCCTAGCTAATCAGTTTGTTGCTATAGGGTGTATTACCTGAGGGTGAAATCAGACGTAAGGGTTAAATCATACTGGTCGTTCTGGCTGATCACTACGGCTTGGGGGGCTGTGACGTTGCCAATTACCACTCCAGCAACAGCACCACCCACTACTTCCCCGACATCAATTCGTCCCTTAAGAACTTGGCTAACTACAGCACCCCCTACGGCACCAATAACTGCATCACCTGCGATCGCGCCAGCAGATGTTTCTCGTGGATCCTTAACATCATGGATGGTGCCTGATTTAGCCGCAAAGACGTAGGGTTTACCATTGACAACGATTTGCTGAGCAATAAACTGTCCACCTCCCTGTACGGGCACCACCTCACCCCGAATTTCGCTCCCTGCGGGTACCACAACCTGTCCATTGCGCTTGGTGATAGCACTAACTAAGTTGAGAGACAGTGCCCGACGCTCACCAGTGCTAAGTATTTGTGGATCTTTGCCCTGATAACTAGCTTTCACTACCTGCCCCGCGGTCAACACGGTTTGGTCAATTGACAACTGACACCCCTGGGGGCCGCAACCTGGTGGCGGTGGTGCCTGGTTAGCCTGTCCTGGCTGTCGTCGAAATAGCTGAGCAACGGTCATTTCGCTAGTCCTAGCTTGAGGCTCTGGCACCGATGCCAGAGTAACTGACTGACCCATCAACAGCAATCCAGCCACTAGGCCACTGGCTACAGAGGGCACTAACAAAGACGGAGAGGGATGGTAACGCATAGGGACATTCTAGAGTATGGGGTGTGATGAGTGATTGTAATGACGTAGACTGGCCATTAACCC is drawn from Cyanobacteriota bacterium and contains these coding sequences:
- a CDS encoding GHMP kinase, which produces EIEHNVYRECLKFCGLEKDLELHHVADLPAFTGLGSSSAFTVSLLHALHSFKGEFVRPLQLAYEAIYVERHLLHDRVGCQDQVMAAMGGFNLVEFRTEEDIEVIRLPISPQRLHEFEQHLFIVFTGIRRRATDVVAKQLQRVQDNVHTLKQMRRMVDAGWDILTSHDRPLTAFGELLHQAWIAKRSLDDSISNPEIDRLYALGLEAGALGGKLLGAGAGGFILFFAPPERHPKLEQAFHGLQRLLVSTQAPGSQIIFS
- a CDS encoding PfkB family carbohydrate kinase; protein product: MLIKNSEKYLDYDTCSTVIAELKQSGKTVILCHGVFDLLHPGHIAHLQEAKALGDILVVSITAAPYVNRGPGRPIFSDEMRLYSLSSLGCVDYVLCSPVATAIEVIDRIQPHIYCKGHEYADARNDVTQNIDRETERVRSYGGDVRYVGEIVFSSTRLINNHLDVLPPQVKSYASALSKQYSFEQIRDYIDAMQQLKVLVLGDVIIDEFVYCAVQGLTSKGRVISTRFLKDEQHLGGSLAIARHLASFVDSVTVAGIVGNEPDVHTLILNNTSGRIRLDLHYEQGYPTIRKRRYIERQGMREQYTKLFSINYLEEEVNPAQRERLLNRLEDTIQAYDLVIVADYGHGLMDPTLMELVQTQANFLALNCQTNSANHGYNLITKYKRADSFCVDEAELRLAFASRHGDHSHLLHRLHDHLGADQGWLTLGSSGSLAVNRKGEEELTPAMTLDVKDTIGAGDAFFALASLSAKLELPLAIGSLLGNLAGAIAANVLGNAEPVEKARLLKFLTTVLKF
- a CDS encoding HAD family hydrolase; the protein is MTPTPQVFPQAVLCDRDGTLIREEHFLDDPDRVSWIPGALNLLQTLNQQGSKVLIVSNQSGVARGYFGIETVEAIHDRLRQDVHRSGAAIDGIYYCPHHPEGTIQEYSLQCNCRKPRPGLFLRAIQDHNLQPDQCWVVGDRLRDLEPGIALGMKAFLVLTGYGHQDHQLLAQKPYAHQVTVIPSIADLCALLPPPYAEIPHCLG
- a CDS encoding class I SAM-dependent methyltransferase, which produces MLKSLIALVKQWLFPTLGISLRRYDGVESSSADIGRRYCDPPHVRPHFALKPLANTSYSNSITLFTVTTDQGTLEQVVYYGHLALVTLCKHFTFHTVLDIGSCEQNASRIFRHLGKHTTTVEILPGYEADYHADYLSVTLPQPMDAIWCSHVLEHQRNPGLFLDKVYDDLKEGGILALTVPYQVDSSLCLGHCNLFSPLLLLYHLICAGFDCRQASLRVYNGQISVLLKKVPNTLKRRASFAYMPSPANQYVDTIDYAPELLTYFPVAISGTIHRQPIQAINWPK